AAAGGATACTTCTCTAAGAATTTTCCTTCGTTTTTTGAATAACCCAAAAGCTCTTTATATCACATTCCTAGCAGTTGCATGTCTCGGGTTGTATAACTCCTTTGGATTTTGTGGATTGTTTCCTCTAGTGGACCACTCATTGAGATGGTATTGAATACCTCTATAAGGAGCTAGAAAGCCAGGTCCATTGGTATATCCAGCATCTACCAGAAAATACTTATCTACGAGATAAaaagtaaattttaattattacttAAAGCTTAAATATGATaacagagaaaaaaaatgaaacttctTAACTAGAACATACCTTTAGGTACTATGAACGGATCATTTCTAGTAAGTGCATCTCGTAATACTCTGCTATCTGTTGCAGATCCTTCCCATCTAGGTAAAATATATGTAAACCCTCAAGTCATGAGAACACACAGCCAAAAGATTGGTTGTTATCCTACCCTTTCTATTTCTATATCTTCCTTGATCTTTCAATGAAACACTTACTTCAACGTGTGTTCCATCAAGTGCCCCGAGACAGTTCTACGTCACGAAACTACTAATTAGTTCGTATAATtttagataaattaaaaaaaaacaaatagaaTAATACTTGCTTCAAACCAATCCCATTTTTCATCTTCGAAGCCTTCCATGATTGTTTCTCGTTGAGAACATAATGACTTCCTAATTTTAGTATAGTATTTAAACTATATGGAAGTATCTACTAACAGTCTCTCCAGATCTAATGAAATCAAAGCCGACTTTACGGTTTGTTAAATTAAAAGAGATGACATATAGAAACATGGCTACTACTTCATCAACCGTGATATTTCTTGTAGTTTTCAAACCTCTCTCTTTTAACTTAAAACATAGCACAGTAAAGCAATGCCTAGTCAATCTAAGCTATTCCTTACAAGTTCTGTCACTTCCATAATAGAGCCGTCTTATATATAACTCGCCTGCTATGGAAAAGTCAAGACTGGGCTCTTTCACCATGCATTGTTCATGTCATTGACTGACTAATGAGAAAATTTCACAACTTGAAGAATAGTGAATATCTTAGTCGAAGGAACTCTCATCGTCTCTTCCATCATCGGAGTCAGACTCATGGATGTCCATGTACTAAAGTTAAAAGATAGTGAAAATTTATAAGCTATACCATAATCACATTCTAACCATAATATAAACAACAATCGTGACATAAAATTgaggaaaaatgagaaaaatgagaTATGTGGCAGCAAATGTAACTTTAAACACTTGATCAAGCATACAACTTTCTGAAAATCCAAACAACAGTCaacaaaaatatgaaagagataACAGAAATGTACTATGTAGAAGAAACAATCAAACACAAAAGTCAACAACTTTAGCATATTTTATTCGAATCAAGCAATGTCAATTATACTTACTGAAGCACCCTTTTGGATCTGGGCTTCCAAGATGAGTTCCCTACATTCAGAagattcaaaaatcaaaatggaAACTTACAAGTGAACATGCCAATTTGCATGCACAAAAAAGTAGCAACATATTgttatggagtactataaatGACCCAGAATGGTATATCCTCCTACTAAGATAGTAGGATATTAAGTAGTACTAGTACATATCAAACTAATATTATTCTATCCAGAATATCTCTTGATCATTCTCGATTTAGTCATGCACTGGAAGCATACTTTTTGTCACTCACTTCCCATACACATGAAGCAAATGCATTTTAAATAAAGAAGTGAAAATTATACAAGTTACATGATGTATGATACTAACTAGGACTAGAAGCATACTTCTTATCCTAAATACTCCTACCAATTAGTCAATAATTGCATTGTGAGAAGTCATCGTGCACTAGCACAAATAGTGACATTTCACCAAACTCTATCACCAAACAACCATCTTGCATGAAAAATCACATTAGGAAAAGTGTTAACCTTCCATTGCAGAGAACAGTATTTGGGTTTAGGAGAAGTGGCatgaaatagaaaataaatggGATTTTGGTGTGACCAAATAGAGGATGAATTGGAACAAGCCGAAGATGTAGAACAGCAGTGGCTGGACGGAGAGATGGGTATTGCGGCCATAATCTCAAACAAAATTCCTCCCAATTTGATGCGGAAATCAATCCAACATCTTTGAGATGTTCAGCATATGCATTCCATATCTAAATCAAATTCAATTCAAAGTCAAAACGGCGGCTAAGATAAAGCCCAATTCAACACATTTAACCCTAGCTAACAACTACAATCGAGATCTGAGATGATGGTAAATCTGAATTTTGATGTGGAATAATTACCTTGATGAATCGTTTGAACAAAGATGGAGGGCTGAGGCAAATCTGCATAGGAAAGGGAAAGTCGCGAGAGAGGAGAAGAGGCAGACAGAGTTGAGAAAAATAATTATGACCCGGATTGGAACTTTGACCCGAATAGGATCCGCTCCTTTTTAAGTCTTGACTCGGGAATTGAAATTTTGGAATTCAAATTCTTTTGTTGAACCATAGAATTGAAATCATGGAATTGAAATACttgaaattataattcaattctaattctatacaattttttttataccaaACAATGGAATCGGAATTGGAGTCTCCAATTCCATTTCCATATTCCCAAACACAGCCTTAATATATTCATGGGAGTAGATAGATTTCTTGT
This sequence is a window from Salvia splendens isolate huo1 chromosome 5, SspV2, whole genome shotgun sequence. Protein-coding genes within it:
- the LOC121802633 gene encoding uncharacterized protein LOC121802633, giving the protein MEGNSSWKPRSKRVLQTVSGHLMEHTLKWEGSATDSRVLRDALTRNDPFIVPKDKYFLVDAGYTNGPGFLAPYRGIQYHLNEWSTRGNNPQNPKELYNPRHATARNVI